A single window of Intrasporangium calvum DSM 43043 DNA harbors:
- a CDS encoding DUF4352 domain-containing protein: MTTNWQPPTIPAPPAPEPPSRSWFARHKILTAILAFVAVMVLAQAVNGGDDPAPAVVTKPAASASPDAPPEESEQPAATEEPAQPEEPARTAKLGSAVRDGQFEFTVTKVQAGVAKVGSDMFGEKAQGQFVLVHVTVENIGDEAQYFSDSNQKVQDAKGREFSADTGAALYVDDNDVFLNEINPGNTVKGVLVYDMPKNTRPASIELHDSAFSGGVTVRLG, translated from the coding sequence ATGACGACGAACTGGCAGCCGCCGACCATCCCCGCCCCGCCGGCGCCGGAGCCGCCCAGCCGGAGCTGGTTCGCCCGGCACAAGATCCTCACCGCGATCCTCGCGTTCGTCGCGGTCATGGTGCTCGCCCAGGCGGTCAACGGCGGCGACGACCCCGCCCCTGCCGTCGTCACCAAGCCTGCAGCCTCCGCCAGTCCCGACGCACCGCCGGAAGAGTCAGAGCAGCCCGCCGCCACCGAGGAGCCGGCCCAGCCGGAGGAGCCGGCTCGAACCGCCAAGCTGGGGAGCGCCGTGCGGGACGGGCAGTTCGAGTTCACCGTCACCAAGGTGCAGGCCGGCGTCGCGAAGGTCGGCAGCGACATGTTCGGCGAGAAGGCGCAGGGGCAGTTCGTCCTGGTCCACGTCACCGTCGAGAACATCGGCGACGAGGCCCAGTACTTCAGCGACTCGAACCAGAAGGTCCAGGACGCCAAGGGACGGGAGTTCTCGGCCGACACCGGCGCCGCCCTCTACGTGGACGACAACGACGTGTTCCTCAACGAGATCAACCCCGGCAACACCGTCAAGGGCGTCCTCGTCTACGACATGCCCAAGAACACCAGGCCCGCGTCCATCGAGCTGCACGACTCCGCCTTCTCGGGGGGCGTGACCGTCCGCCTCGGCTGA
- a CDS encoding TIGR03619 family F420-dependent LLM class oxidoreductase yields MDLGFALPVSGAWSSTESIRLVARRAEELGYASLWTFQRLLHPTHADWGATYVSVHDPIVVLAHAAALTQRVRLGVAVLNAPFAPPLVLAKQLTTLDVLSDGRLDVGLGLGWAAEEFDAVGVPLSERVARTVETVQALRAIWGPDPVHFEGRHVHLEEAIVQPKPVQRPHPPLLMGGSVPAALRRVGRLADGWITASRQDLRRVGEDIATVREAAARADRDPDALRFVVRGVVRLDREVGGRGGRRLLTGSLSQVRGDLDRLAEQGVTEVFVDPNFNPDVVSPTAEPDHSLSVGLDLLEQLAPASRPAS; encoded by the coding sequence ATGGACCTTGGATTTGCCCTCCCCGTCTCCGGCGCGTGGTCGTCGACCGAGTCGATCCGCCTCGTGGCGCGGCGCGCGGAGGAGCTGGGCTACGCGTCACTGTGGACCTTCCAGCGGTTGCTCCACCCGACCCACGCCGACTGGGGAGCGACCTACGTCTCGGTCCACGACCCGATCGTCGTGCTCGCCCACGCGGCAGCCCTGACCCAGCGGGTGCGCCTGGGAGTCGCCGTGCTGAACGCACCGTTCGCCCCACCCCTCGTCCTGGCGAAGCAGCTGACCACCCTCGACGTGCTCAGCGACGGCCGCCTTGACGTGGGGCTCGGGTTGGGCTGGGCCGCAGAGGAGTTCGACGCTGTTGGTGTACCGCTCAGCGAGCGGGTCGCGCGCACCGTCGAGACGGTCCAGGCCCTCCGCGCCATCTGGGGGCCCGACCCCGTCCACTTCGAGGGCAGGCACGTGCACCTCGAGGAGGCCATCGTCCAGCCGAAGCCGGTGCAGCGACCGCACCCGCCCCTGCTCATGGGAGGCTCGGTGCCTGCGGCTCTCCGACGCGTCGGCCGTCTCGCCGACGGCTGGATCACGGCGAGCCGGCAGGACCTGCGCCGGGTCGGCGAGGACATCGCGACCGTGCGCGAGGCAGCCGCCCGGGCCGACCGCGACCCAGATGCGTTGCGATTCGTCGTGCGCGGCGTTGTCCGGCTCGACCGGGAGGTCGGCGGCCGAGGGGGGCGGCGCCTGCTCACCGGGTCGTTGAGCCAGGTTCGCGGCGATCTTGACCGGCTTGCCGAGCAGGGCGTCACCGAGGTCTTCGTCGACCCGAACTTCAACCCGGACGTCGTCTCCCCAACCGCGGAGCCGGACCACTCGCTCTCCGTCGGCCTCGACCTGCTGGAACAGCTCGCGCCGGCATCCCGGCCGGCCTCGTGA
- a CDS encoding DEAD/DEAH box helicase, producing the protein MTDDSLDLERATEAEPTDDEPTVDEPTFADLGLDERILKATRDLGYEHPSPIQAATIPAMLEGRDVVGLAQTGTGKTAAFALPILARLDLKQKTPQALVLAPTRELALQVCEAFERYAANLRGVHVLPVYGGQGYGVQLSALRRGVHVVVGTPGRIMDHLEKGTLDLSELRFLVLDEADEMLKMGFAEDVETILADTPADKQVALFSATMPAQIRRISKQHLTDPVEITVKAKTTTAPNITQRYLIVSYPQKVDALTRILEVENFEGMIVFVRTKNETETLAEKLRARGFSAAAINGDIVQAQRERTVDQLRSGKLDILVATDVAARGLDVERISHVVNFDIPTDTESYVHRIGRTGRAGRSGDAISFVTPRERHLLKAIEKATRQGLTEMRPPTVEDINEVRLGRFDDAITAALQNEQLDLFRQVVSHYVAEYDVPEADVAAALAIVQQRGEPMLLDPEPEPAPRRGRDRDDRPDRGDRPVRSDRSDRSDRPDRGPQRDRPDRGPRRGSASFATYRIAVGKRHRVLPRQIVGALANEGGLGREDFGKIDIRGDFSLVELPQELPASTWQRLRDTRISGQLIELARDDKSSGPRAASGRATRPTS; encoded by the coding sequence GTGACTGACGACAGCCTTGACCTCGAGCGGGCAACCGAAGCCGAGCCCACCGACGACGAGCCGACCGTCGACGAACCGACGTTCGCCGACCTCGGCCTCGACGAGCGGATCCTCAAGGCGACCCGGGACCTCGGTTATGAGCACCCCTCGCCGATCCAGGCCGCCACCATCCCGGCCATGCTCGAGGGCCGCGACGTCGTCGGGCTCGCCCAGACCGGAACCGGCAAGACGGCCGCCTTCGCGCTGCCCATCCTCGCCCGGCTCGACCTCAAGCAGAAGACGCCGCAGGCGCTCGTGCTCGCCCCGACCCGCGAGCTGGCCCTGCAGGTCTGTGAGGCCTTCGAGCGGTATGCCGCCAACCTCCGCGGAGTGCACGTGCTTCCCGTCTACGGCGGGCAGGGCTACGGCGTCCAGCTCAGTGCGCTGCGCCGCGGCGTCCACGTCGTCGTCGGCACGCCCGGTCGGATCATGGACCACCTCGAGAAGGGGACCCTCGACCTGAGCGAGCTGCGGTTCCTCGTGCTCGACGAGGCCGACGAGATGCTGAAGATGGGCTTCGCCGAGGACGTCGAGACGATCCTGGCCGACACCCCGGCCGACAAGCAGGTCGCGCTCTTCTCGGCGACGATGCCCGCCCAGATCCGGCGCATCTCCAAGCAGCATCTCACCGATCCGGTCGAGATCACCGTCAAGGCGAAGACGACGACCGCGCCGAACATCACGCAGCGCTACCTCATCGTCAGCTACCCGCAGAAGGTCGACGCGCTGACCCGGATCCTCGAGGTCGAGAACTTCGAGGGGATGATCGTCTTCGTCCGGACGAAGAACGAGACCGAGACCCTTGCCGAGAAGCTGCGTGCCCGCGGCTTCTCCGCCGCCGCCATCAACGGCGACATCGTGCAGGCCCAACGCGAGCGCACCGTCGACCAGCTGCGGTCCGGCAAGCTCGACATCCTCGTTGCCACCGACGTCGCCGCCCGCGGTCTCGACGTCGAGCGGATCAGCCATGTCGTCAACTTCGACATCCCGACCGACACCGAGTCCTACGTCCACCGCATCGGCCGCACGGGCCGAGCAGGCCGCAGCGGCGACGCCATCTCGTTCGTCACCCCGCGCGAGCGGCACCTGCTCAAGGCCATCGAGAAGGCCACCCGGCAGGGCCTCACCGAGATGCGCCCGCCGACCGTCGAGGACATCAACGAGGTGCGACTCGGCCGGTTCGACGACGCGATCACCGCGGCGCTGCAGAACGAGCAGCTCGACCTCTTCCGGCAGGTCGTCTCGCACTACGTCGCCGAGTACGACGTGCCCGAGGCCGACGTCGCCGCGGCGCTCGCCATCGTCCAGCAGCGCGGGGAGCCGATGCTTCTCGATCCCGAACCGGAGCCGGCCCCCCGGCGCGGTCGCGACCGCGACGACCGCCCCGACCGGGGAGACCGCCCTGTTCGATCCGACCGATCCGATCGATCCGACCGCCCCGACCGGGGTCCGCAGCGGGACCGCCCCGACCGTGGCCCGCGTCGAGGCAGCGCCTCCTTCGCGACCTACCGGATCGCGGTCGGCAAACGGCACCGCGTCCTGCCGCGGCAGATCGTCGGCGCCCTCGCCAACGAGGGAGGCCTCGGTCGCGAGGACTTCGGGAAGATCGACATCCGCGGCGACTTCTCCCTCGTCGAGCTCCCCCAGGAGCTGCCGGCGAGCACGTGGCAGCGGCTTCGGGACACCCGGATCTCGGGCCAGCTCATCGAGCTGGCCCGGGACGACAAGTCCTCGGGGCCGCGCGCAGCATCCGGCCGGGCGACCCGGCCGACGAGCTAG
- a CDS encoding sensor histidine kinase, with translation MPLSPPPARPDLLRRLGLGRRGRTLGLATLVVVDAAFTISAFDLQRRIALGLGSDPSAPLTGLGGTISVLGMALAVTVVWRDRWPVALTLVGSAASLLAHLGPTLALIGLMTVIRLRPWARTYQLAPLVVLVTAVATWRDIDVEPRSMSFWAIFLGQEGAPHSWWVPVLLTVAAVGGFVGLGLWLRTRADLHTAEDVAASERQMVTTLTDQVSRQTERERLAREIHDGLGHNLSILSVHAGALEAMAEAAGDELVERPEGADAVEWRTAAQLKESAQVVRETAAKSVSELHSLLNILRNPGDADVAAPTKTLRDLRALIDDSVTAGMPLVATVYVEDGEAMDPPVAQAAYRIVQELLTNARKHAATVPVRLTMTGGPAEGELVIGTANHLPPPRWPPTHDGEVRPGTGLVGIRERVEHYGGDMQWGADAEAVFRVSVRLPWTLVDGADRREA, from the coding sequence ATGCCGCTCAGCCCGCCGCCAGCCCGACCTGACCTCTTGCGTCGGCTCGGGTTGGGGCGTCGCGGGCGGACCCTCGGCCTCGCCACCTTGGTGGTCGTCGACGCTGCGTTCACCATCAGCGCCTTCGACCTCCAGCGGCGGATCGCGTTGGGGCTCGGCAGCGACCCTTCGGCGCCGCTGACGGGCCTGGGGGGCACGATCTCCGTCCTCGGCATGGCTCTCGCCGTGACCGTCGTCTGGCGCGACCGGTGGCCGGTGGCGTTGACCCTCGTCGGCAGTGCCGCGTCGCTCCTCGCGCACCTCGGGCCGACCTTGGCCCTCATCGGGCTGATGACGGTGATCCGGCTGCGGCCCTGGGCGCGGACCTACCAGCTCGCGCCCCTGGTGGTGCTCGTGACGGCGGTCGCGACGTGGCGTGACATCGACGTCGAGCCCCGAAGCATGTCCTTCTGGGCCATCTTCCTCGGCCAGGAGGGGGCGCCACACAGCTGGTGGGTCCCGGTTCTGCTGACCGTCGCGGCAGTGGGAGGTTTCGTCGGGTTGGGGCTGTGGCTGCGCACCCGAGCTGACCTGCACACCGCGGAGGACGTCGCGGCGTCGGAGCGTCAGATGGTGACGACGTTGACCGACCAGGTCTCGCGTCAGACCGAGCGCGAGCGCCTGGCGCGGGAGATCCACGACGGACTGGGGCACAACCTGTCGATCCTGTCCGTTCACGCCGGCGCGCTCGAGGCGATGGCTGAGGCCGCTGGGGACGAGCTCGTGGAGCGGCCCGAGGGTGCTGACGCCGTGGAGTGGCGCACCGCGGCGCAGCTCAAGGAGTCGGCGCAGGTGGTGCGCGAGACCGCGGCCAAGTCGGTCTCGGAGCTGCACTCGCTGCTCAACATCCTGCGCAACCCCGGTGATGCGGACGTGGCCGCGCCGACGAAGACGCTCCGGGACCTGCGCGCCCTCATCGACGACTCCGTGACCGCCGGCATGCCCCTCGTCGCGACCGTCTATGTCGAGGACGGCGAGGCGATGGACCCACCGGTGGCGCAGGCCGCGTACCGGATCGTCCAGGAGCTGCTCACCAACGCCCGCAAGCACGCGGCGACCGTGCCGGTGCGACTGACCATGACCGGTGGGCCTGCCGAGGGCGAGCTCGTCATCGGGACCGCGAACCACCTCCCGCCACCGAGATGGCCGCCGACGCACGATGGAGAGGTTCGGCCCGGGACTGGTCTGGTCGGCATCCGCGAGCGGGTGGAGCACTACGGCGGGGACATGCAGTGGGGGGCGGATGCGGAGGCGGTGTTCAGGGTGTCGGTCCGGCTGCCATGGACGCTCGTCGACGGTGCAGACAGGAGGGAAGCCTGA